A single region of the Psychrobacter alimentarius genome encodes:
- a CDS encoding zinc-binding dehydrogenase, protein MRSATYSKFGKPTEVLSLGDSPIPEPKADEVRVKTILASIHNHDLLTIRGQYGFKPELPAIGGSEAVGIIDAIGDNVKDVKVGQRVAAASVQATWAEYFVASKDMVFAVPDSLEDQIAGQLIAMPLSALMLIEFLELKEGQWVIHNAANGAVGKSLAMLAAARGINTINVVRSADAIKELDALGIKNNINTSDDDWKDQVRKLVGDDKIIAAVDSIGGESSNDLLELLGHGGTLASFGIMSGKPMNLDPTNIIFKQAVIKGFWGSKISQEMSVDNKQRLIDELIERATNGNLKLPVEATFDLADIKKAVNGDLQSSKNGKVLLKP, encoded by the coding sequence ATGCGTAGCGCAACTTATAGTAAATTTGGCAAACCCACCGAAGTCTTAAGCCTTGGCGACAGCCCTATTCCTGAACCAAAAGCCGATGAGGTACGAGTCAAAACCATATTGGCCTCTATCCATAACCATGACCTACTCACCATTCGCGGTCAGTATGGCTTTAAACCAGAACTGCCAGCCATCGGTGGTAGTGAAGCCGTCGGCATCATTGATGCGATTGGGGATAATGTGAAAGACGTCAAAGTCGGTCAGCGTGTCGCGGCTGCCAGCGTACAAGCAACATGGGCAGAGTACTTTGTGGCCTCAAAAGATATGGTGTTTGCTGTCCCTGATAGCTTAGAAGATCAAATCGCAGGCCAGCTTATCGCCATGCCGCTTAGTGCCTTGATGCTCATTGAATTCTTAGAATTAAAAGAAGGACAATGGGTCATTCATAATGCAGCCAATGGTGCGGTCGGTAAATCACTTGCGATGCTCGCCGCTGCACGTGGTATCAATACTATCAATGTCGTCCGTAGTGCGGACGCGATAAAAGAGCTAGACGCGCTGGGTATCAAAAATAACATCAATACCTCAGATGACGACTGGAAAGATCAGGTTCGTAAACTCGTGGGCGATGACAAGATAATCGCGGCAGTTGACTCAATCGGCGGTGAGTCTAGTAATGACTTACTAGAATTGCTCGGTCATGGTGGCACGTTGGCCTCGTTTGGTATCATGTCAGGTAAGCCAATGAACCTAGATCCAACCAATATCATCTTCAAACAAGCAGTTATCAAAGGCTTCTGGGGCAGTAAAATCAGCCAAGAGATGAGTGTGGATAACAAACAACGTTTGATTGATGAGCTGATCGAACGCGCGACCAATGGCAATCTAAAACTGCCTGTCGAAGCCACGTTTGATTTGGCAGATATCAAAAAAGCCGTCAATGGTGATTTGCAATCCAGCAAAAACGGTAAAGTGTTATTAAAACCTTAA
- a CDS encoding GDYXXLXY domain-containing protein, whose protein sequence is MNDANKYTNASNVSTSALARWQKPAVTITIAILGLVGILTFISINVMKYERHLASGDPVLLQLAPVDPRGFMQGDYMTLSYALERNVLDVLDKTGDRPKSADSYVIVALDERDVGHFVRLADSHQPNTLATNEKAIRYRLRNGSVKLATNAFFFQEGHANAFEAAEYGLFRVNDKGDPLLTNLVNETFEVIDPTDIDKAKVNN, encoded by the coding sequence ATGAATGATGCCAATAAATATACTAATGCAAGCAACGTCTCCACCTCTGCTCTAGCACGGTGGCAAAAACCAGCCGTGACCATCACTATTGCCATACTGGGTTTGGTCGGTATTTTGACCTTTATCAGTATAAATGTGATGAAGTATGAGAGGCATCTTGCTAGTGGTGATCCTGTGTTATTACAACTGGCGCCTGTTGATCCACGCGGCTTTATGCAAGGCGATTATATGACGCTTAGTTATGCCTTGGAGCGCAATGTTTTGGATGTGTTAGATAAAACTGGTGACCGTCCTAAATCGGCTGACAGCTACGTGATAGTCGCTTTAGATGAGCGCGATGTCGGGCACTTTGTACGCTTGGCAGATAGTCATCAGCCCAATACATTGGCGACCAATGAAAAAGCTATCCGTTACCGTCTGCGCAACGGCTCAGTAAAACTTGCAACCAATGCTTTTTTCTTTCAAGAAGGTCATGCCAATGCTTTTGAAGCAGCAGAATACGGCTTGTTTCGCGTCAATGACAAGGGTGATCCGCTACTGACCAACCTCGTCAACGAGACATTTGAAGTGATTGACCCAACAGATATAGATAAAGCCAAAGTTAACAATTAA
- a CDS encoding DUF2157 domain-containing protein, with the protein MNQPQRTTEHSLKHDTSPIERADDTAAHFDIYPTKQTWLAFFDKALLVIGSVALALALVFFIAYNWLDMGKMGKFALVEGALFITITLYVGLCVRRQFLLIRQLLLLIASIITGSLLALFGQTYQTGADTWQLFFVWALLITPWAVIARFPALWLLWLGLLNACLLSYLDVTGFLLNDNIYQGVIEIGALAVINFVALNLWLFFIDHKSPSQITSANADIDTPSPTAAHTQNQTRAGLHWSTYVVGLLSTYAITHLAIFTIFDNGNFTIPIVLLSLWVIWFGFMVWRFYQYRVDVLMLTYVSGSIIIVVMFWAGRFLLENTNSSGFLVLALLLVGMSSATVVWLRKAARLSHKRTATSDMVNESVEVNATDRSAIDGSAADKNGETSLSNSNDQEDTPWFVHVLFGFSGLLASLFFIGFLTLILESTGALDNAMMIGMIGLLLNACGFLLFKYEHRRHSMFLSSLAFMISVAGQSYVVYSLIESSISHPLNVWVFLLLQSALIFIVPSFMYRLIGSLVVFGCMVFLLGYYALPEISLGLLALIAIVSHLQRYRLLRRISARWHLASSEVIKAIGYASALMLLCISVYFIVDEYRYGFDNNDELFRYHYYWEQGLLTLASLYAAYLILKRYRVQWHSAVGLMTGSAVIVLGIVSTYVTGLLATSLIIIIAMANSKRTLLGIGVFALVCYVFWYYYQLNTSLLVKSVSVLVVGIVLLLLRWILIKRYSAHDLPASGARIQHNASQVDSEEPLS; encoded by the coding sequence ATGAACCAACCACAGCGCACGACTGAGCATTCGCTTAAACACGATACCTCTCCTATCGAACGCGCCGATGATACGGCTGCCCACTTTGACATCTACCCAACCAAGCAGACATGGCTTGCTTTTTTTGATAAAGCGCTGCTGGTGATTGGATCAGTCGCACTGGCGTTAGCCCTTGTTTTCTTTATCGCTTATAACTGGTTAGACATGGGCAAAATGGGTAAGTTTGCACTGGTCGAAGGCGCACTGTTTATAACCATTACCCTATACGTTGGCTTGTGTGTTAGGCGACAATTTCTCCTCATTCGTCAACTGCTTTTGCTCATTGCCAGTATCATCACTGGCAGCCTACTTGCTTTGTTTGGACAGACCTATCAGACGGGCGCAGACACATGGCAGCTGTTTTTTGTGTGGGCGCTATTGATTACGCCGTGGGCCGTGATTGCTCGTTTCCCTGCGCTGTGGTTGTTGTGGTTGGGTCTGCTGAATGCCTGCCTATTGTCTTATTTAGACGTGACTGGTTTTTTGTTAAACGATAATATATACCAAGGCGTGATAGAAATAGGCGCGCTGGCCGTCATTAATTTTGTCGCACTGAATCTCTGGCTATTTTTTATTGATCACAAAAGCCCCTCTCAAATAACTTCTGCCAATGCAGATATAGACACTCCGTCTCCTACCGCCGCTCATACACAAAATCAGACTAGAGCTGGTTTGCACTGGAGCACTTATGTGGTTGGTTTATTAAGTACCTACGCCATCACTCACCTCGCTATCTTCACCATTTTTGACAACGGTAATTTCACGATACCTATTGTTTTATTATCGCTATGGGTCATTTGGTTTGGCTTTATGGTTTGGCGATTTTACCAATACCGTGTTGATGTATTGATGCTGACCTATGTCAGTGGCTCTATCATTATTGTGGTGATGTTTTGGGCAGGTAGATTTTTATTAGAAAACACTAATAGCAGTGGTTTTTTAGTGTTGGCGCTGCTATTGGTTGGCATGAGTTCAGCGACCGTTGTTTGGCTACGTAAAGCAGCTCGTTTAAGTCATAAGCGCACTGCGACAAGTGACATGGTTAACGAATCGGTTGAGGTCAATGCGACTGATAGAAGTGCAATTGATGGAAGTGCAGCTGATAAAAATGGCGAAACAAGCCTTTCAAATAGTAATGATCAAGAAGATACACCTTGGTTTGTACACGTCCTTTTTGGCTTTAGTGGGCTGTTAGCCAGCCTGTTTTTTATTGGTTTTTTGACCTTAATATTAGAAAGTACTGGCGCGTTAGACAATGCAATGATGATAGGCATGATTGGGCTGTTGTTGAATGCGTGTGGCTTCCTCTTATTTAAATATGAACACCGACGTCACAGTATGTTTTTGAGCAGTCTGGCCTTCATGATCAGCGTGGCAGGTCAATCATACGTGGTGTACAGCTTAATCGAAAGTAGTATCAGCCATCCGCTTAATGTGTGGGTATTTTTATTGCTACAAAGTGCTTTGATCTTTATCGTGCCAAGCTTTATGTACCGATTGATTGGGAGCTTAGTGGTGTTTGGCTGCATGGTTTTTTTACTCGGTTATTACGCTCTACCCGAAATCAGTCTGGGTCTATTGGCATTGATTGCAATTGTCAGTCATTTACAGCGCTATCGGTTATTGCGACGCATTTCAGCTCGGTGGCATTTAGCAAGCTCTGAGGTGATAAAAGCCATTGGTTATGCCAGTGCGCTCATGCTTTTATGCATTTCTGTCTATTTCATTGTCGACGAGTACCGTTATGGCTTCGATAATAACGACGAGCTGTTTCGTTATCATTACTACTGGGAACAAGGACTGCTCACACTCGCCAGCCTATATGCCGCCTACCTCATTTTGAAGCGTTACCGTGTCCAATGGCATTCTGCCGTAGGGTTGATGACTGGCAGCGCTGTCATTGTCTTGGGTATTGTATCGACCTATGTTACAGGCTTACTGGCCACTAGCTTGATTATCATCATTGCCATGGCCAATAGCAAACGCACTCTGTTAGGTATTGGCGTGTTCGCCTTGGTTTGCTATGTGTTTTGGTACTACTACCAGCTCAATACGTCTTTATTGGTCAAATCTGTCTCCGTGCTGGTAGTCGGTATTGTACTGCTACTGCTGCGCTGGATATTGATCAAGCGCTATAGTGCTCACGACTTACCTGCCTCTGGAGCACGCATCCAGCATAACGCCAGTCAGGTCGATAGTGAGGAGCCTTTATCATGA
- a CDS encoding ABC transporter substrate-binding protein has product MRPSNHLLTSVFLPTSLVLAMFMTGCSNNSASDGTASQSSNIDPNVLADTQELVVNNAAEPESLDPHKVSGVPEAGIDRQMFEGLTNTDADGKTIPGMATSWESSDNKVWTFKLRDAKWSNGDPVTAEDFVYSLRRLVDPNTASPYSSYLVDAKIVGAEQIVEGKAGIDTLGVEALDDKTLQVTLSEPVPYFPDMMIHNSVKPVHQKTIEAFGDKWTDPANIVVNGPYKVSKWQVNDQIVLTRNPAYYDDANTKIDTVTMLAIPSSTTDVARYQAGEVDMTYNEIPTEQFASLKEQLGDELTVSPYLCTYYYEFNNVKPPFDDVKVRRALALALDRDTVVDKVIGQGQTAAYQLTPTATNGGVKNMPEWATWDKEKRLAEAKKLLNEAGYSESNPLTFELLYNTNDLHKKTALAVASLWKQSLGFVDVNLINKEWKTYLDTRRNGNYQIARAGWCGDYNEASTFLNIVKTGNSNNHGKYSNANFDSLMAQTLKPGVTPEQRVDLYNKAEAQLDKDMPLLNVYHYVSPRLVKPYVIGFPMKDALNNWQAKDLSIAKH; this is encoded by the coding sequence ATGCGCCCTTCCAACCACCTTCTGACGTCTGTGTTTTTACCCACTTCTCTTGTACTGGCCATGTTTATGACAGGCTGTAGCAACAACTCTGCAAGCGATGGCACTGCCAGCCAATCTTCAAATATCGATCCAAACGTATTGGCCGACACTCAAGAATTGGTTGTCAATAACGCTGCCGAGCCAGAGTCGCTTGATCCGCACAAAGTCTCTGGCGTCCCTGAAGCAGGTATCGACCGTCAGATGTTTGAAGGGCTGACTAATACGGATGCGGATGGCAAAACCATTCCGGGTATGGCGACAAGTTGGGAGAGTTCAGACAACAAAGTGTGGACGTTTAAGCTGCGTGATGCCAAGTGGTCAAATGGTGATCCTGTGACCGCAGAGGATTTTGTTTATAGCTTGCGCCGTCTGGTCGATCCAAATACCGCTTCTCCTTATTCGAGCTATCTAGTCGATGCCAAGATTGTGGGCGCTGAGCAAATCGTTGAGGGTAAAGCGGGTATAGACACCCTTGGCGTAGAAGCACTAGATGACAAAACTCTGCAAGTGACTTTATCAGAGCCTGTGCCTTATTTCCCAGACATGATGATTCACAACTCGGTCAAGCCCGTCCACCAAAAAACGATCGAAGCGTTTGGTGATAAATGGACAGACCCTGCCAATATCGTGGTCAATGGCCCTTATAAAGTCAGCAAATGGCAGGTCAATGATCAAATCGTCCTAACGCGTAACCCTGCTTATTACGATGACGCCAATACCAAAATTGATACTGTCACGATGCTCGCGATTCCTTCTAGTACCACCGATGTGGCGCGCTATCAGGCAGGCGAGGTCGATATGACCTACAACGAAATCCCAACTGAGCAATTTGCGTCTCTCAAAGAGCAGCTTGGTGATGAGCTAACCGTCTCTCCTTATCTGTGTACTTACTATTATGAATTTAACAATGTCAAACCACCATTTGATGATGTCAAAGTGCGCCGTGCGCTCGCCTTGGCATTAGATCGTGACACGGTAGTCGATAAGGTCATCGGCCAAGGGCAAACAGCGGCGTATCAGCTCACACCGACCGCGACTAATGGCGGTGTAAAAAACATGCCAGAGTGGGCAACATGGGATAAAGAGAAGCGTCTGGCAGAAGCCAAAAAACTGCTGAATGAAGCAGGCTATAGCGAGAGCAATCCACTGACATTTGAGCTGCTGTACAACACCAATGATCTTCATAAGAAAACGGCGCTTGCCGTCGCCTCGCTATGGAAACAATCGCTTGGCTTCGTAGATGTCAACTTGATCAATAAAGAATGGAAAACCTACCTCGATACTCGCCGTAATGGTAACTATCAAATCGCGCGCGCGGGTTGGTGTGGTGATTACAACGAGGCTTCAACTTTCTTGAACATCGTAAAAACAGGTAATAGTAACAACCACGGTAAATACTCCAATGCCAATTTTGATAGCCTGATGGCACAAACGCTAAAACCAGGTGTGACGCCTGAGCAGCGCGTTGATTTATACAACAAAGCCGAGGCTCAGCTGGACAAAGACATGCCTTTATTGAATGTTTATCACTATGTCAGCCCTCGTTTGGTTAAGCCTTATGTTATTGGCTTCCCAATGAAAGATGCCCTAAACAACTGGCAAGCAAAAGATTTATCCATTGCTAAACACTGA